From Haloarcula hispanica ATCC 33960, the proteins below share one genomic window:
- a CDS encoding PPC domain-containing DNA-binding protein, which translates to MDYREVDSTSEYVCRLAHGADWRGEIEAFADEQGIDAGFFYGLGAVQDAELMFYDQDRTEYDSVTFDEPLEVAACMGNISQLDGERFAHTHAVLSRPDGEAIAGHLNAGTVWAGELYVRGFDTELKREHDEPTDLDLWNI; encoded by the coding sequence ATGGATTACCGGGAAGTCGACAGTACGTCCGAGTACGTCTGCCGACTGGCACACGGCGCGGACTGGCGGGGCGAAATCGAGGCCTTCGCGGACGAACAGGGCATCGACGCCGGCTTCTTCTACGGGCTCGGGGCGGTCCAAGACGCGGAGCTCATGTTCTACGATCAGGACCGGACCGAGTACGACTCGGTGACCTTCGACGAACCGCTGGAAGTCGCCGCCTGTATGGGCAACATCTCGCAGCTGGACGGAGAGCGGTTCGCCCACACCCACGCTGTTCTCTCGCGGCCCGACGGCGAAGCGATTGCCGGCCACCTGAACGCCGGCACCGTCTGGGCGGGCGAACTGTACGTCCGCGGATTCGATACAGAGCTCAAGCGGGAGCACGACGAGCCAACCGACCTGGACCTCTGGAATATCTAA
- a CDS encoding 2'-5' RNA ligase family protein: MYSINVPLPSAVTSLAADLAADLPLAQRRGRGEHTLVAKRLGGGDHTAYARLEAQGREALRGQSAFEARISGVEQFETAVTGPSPVVYLAVESPGLVALHERLCERFDPVDEMEGDAYVPHVTVARGGDRDAAARLVERDIEPIRWTVDELSFYDADRNHPVSRVSLPG; encoded by the coding sequence GTGTACAGCATCAACGTCCCGCTCCCGTCGGCAGTCACGTCGCTGGCGGCCGACCTCGCGGCCGACCTGCCGCTCGCACAGCGGCGGGGACGGGGCGAGCACACGCTGGTCGCCAAGCGACTGGGCGGCGGCGACCACACGGCCTACGCACGGCTGGAAGCGCAGGGACGTGAGGCGCTTCGCGGCCAGTCGGCGTTCGAGGCACGGATTTCGGGCGTCGAGCAGTTCGAGACGGCCGTGACCGGTCCATCACCGGTGGTGTATCTCGCCGTCGAGAGCCCGGGGCTTGTCGCCCTGCACGAGCGGCTCTGCGAGCGGTTCGATCCCGTCGACGAAATGGAGGGCGACGCGTACGTCCCGCACGTAACCGTCGCCCGCGGCGGGGACCGCGACGCGGCCGCTCGGCTGGTCGAGCGGGACATCGAGCCGATCCGGTGGACCGTCGACGAACTCTCGTTCTACGACGCCGACCGGAACCATCCGGTCAGTCGGGTGTCGCTGCCGGGATAA